A window of the Deinococcus gobiensis I-0 genome harbors these coding sequences:
- a CDS encoding OmpA/MotB family protein produces the protein MTRRLRHAREDLNPYVALTDTTLNIVLVMVFFVATLSAVGRVSWEDLRYKEAQKAFAQAVQSLIPAVQRPSINVGKNDPPGTQRWVFANSTLFTSGKATLSASGQATLTRFAQALRQKDDTWRRIRVEGHTRPTQAQQADRWEDATDRAAAVARFLVNSGRIPPYFIATAGRGGQDPLPQINLNDAAHARIEIVLEYSQRAATQTGAGP, from the coding sequence ATGACCCGGCGGCTGCGGCACGCGCGCGAGGACCTCAACCCTTACGTCGCCCTGACCGATACCACCCTGAACATCGTGTTGGTCATGGTGTTTTTCGTGGCGACCCTGAGCGCGGTGGGCCGGGTCAGCTGGGAAGACCTGCGGTACAAAGAAGCCCAGAAAGCCTTCGCCCAGGCGGTGCAGAGCCTGATTCCGGCAGTGCAGCGCCCCAGCATCAACGTGGGCAAGAACGATCCGCCCGGCACCCAGCGGTGGGTCTTCGCCAACAGCACGCTGTTCACGTCGGGCAAGGCCACCCTAAGCGCCAGCGGGCAGGCCACCCTGACCCGTTTCGCCCAGGCGCTGCGGCAAAAAGACGATACCTGGCGGCGGATTCGGGTTGAGGGCCATACCCGGCCCACGCAGGCGCAGCAGGCCGACCGCTGGGAAGACGCCACCGACCGGGCGGCGGCCGTGGCCCGTTTTCTGGTCAATTCGGGGCGCATTCCGCCGTATTTCATCGCCACGGCGGGACGCGGCGGGCAGGATCCGTTGCCGCAGATCAACCTGAACGATGCGGCCCACGCCCGGATCGAGATCGTGCTGGAGTACAGCCAGCGCGCGGCTACCCAGACAGGAGCAGGGCCATGA